A window of the Hevea brasiliensis isolate MT/VB/25A 57/8 chromosome 6, ASM3005281v1, whole genome shotgun sequence genome harbors these coding sequences:
- the LOC110662806 gene encoding MDIS1-interacting receptor like kinase 2-like has translation MCLLAKSLSKLFQALLILIFLSSISFFINSSASAATSVSADAKSDEPVKGGKEADSLLKWKASLDNQSQSVLDSWVGSRPCSWVGVTCDSSGSITNLSLINLRLRGTLHSFNFSCFPNLLSLEICNNSLYGTLPSHICNLSKITLLNMSGNHLTGNIPSEIGLLTNLSKLDLSSNNLTGSIPPSIGKLRELSILRLFENELSGSIPQEIGMLSSLFELSLGENNLKGSIPTSIANLKNLSILYLWGNKLSGSIPSEIGFLKCLQQLELSSNGFTGVIPSSIGHLRDLLILDLHDNKLSGSIPSEIGFLKCLRKLDLSSNAMSGPIPPSIGNLRELSYLNLGINKLSGSIPLEIGMLSSLSELYLEKNELTGSIPTSIGELKSLHMLELPFNQLNGSLPLEFNNLTRLKSLHLYGNGFTGHLPENVCLGGLLENFTAGCNHFSGSIPKTLRNCTSLFRLRLDWNQLTGNISEDLGIYPHLNFIDLSNNRFHGELSWKLGKWKNITSLKFSNNNISGSIPPELGNATQLHLIDLSWNHLQGQIPKELAKLKLLFKICLNNNNLFGLVPLDLKVLFNLDELNLAANNLSGSIPGQLGELPHLLVLNLSGNEFTGSIPFELGNLHFLEVLDLSQNLLMGHMPKQLGQLRNLEVLNLSNNMLSGLIPTTFVDLWGLTTVDISYNELEGPIPNVKAFRDAPFKAYRNNKGLCGNASSLKACTSVKSGKTQTKSKKVVILILLPVLATLCLLLLIGGLLILFRLRKRKAQSRESKDEDILVIPGHDGELQYEKIIEATEDFNSNYTIGAGGSGVVYKVVLPSGRVFAVKKLHPLQDDKSRNLKAFEREIQVLLDIRHRNIVKLHGFCSHSKLSFLVYEFMERGSLRSILTSEEQAAELDWIRRLNIVKGVANALSYMHHNCPFPIIHRDISSNNILLDSKYEPHVSDFGTARLLLPNSSNRTSFAGTFGYTAPELAYTMQVNEKCDVYSFGVIALELVMGKHPGNLISSLWSSASSSSLNDHHKLLKDVIDQRLPLPQNQVAEDVVYITMLAFTCLRINPKSRPTMQQVSSKMIPKYPLISKPFSTIKLEELFPESSTDV, from the exons ATGTGCTTGCTCGCTAAATCACTTTCCAAGTTATTCCAAGCCCTGCTTATTCTCATATTTCTATCTTCTATATCTTTCTTCATCAATTCTTCTGCTTCCGCTGCAACTTCAGTCTCTGCCGATGCAAAGAGTGATGAACCAGTTAAAGGGGGAAAGGAAGCTGATTCTCTCTTAAAATGGAAAGCCAGTCTTGATAACCAAAGCCAATCTGTTTTAGATTCTTGGGTTGGCAGCAGGCCTTGCAGTTGGGTTGGGGTCACTTGTGATAGCTCTGGAAGTATCACCAATTTGAGCCTCATTAATTTACGTTTAAGAGGTACGCTTCATAGTTTCAATTTTTCATGCTTTCCCAACCTTTTAAGTCTTGAGATTTGTAACAACTCATTGTATGGGACCCTTCCGTCACATATCTGTAATCTCTCCAAAATTACCTTATTGAACATGTCCGGCAATCATCTCACAGGAAATATTCCATCTGAGATAGGTTTGCTGACAAATCTTTCTAAGCTTGATTTGTCAAGTAACAATCTCACAGGTTCAATCCCTCCTTCCATTGGAAAATTGAGGGAGTTATCAATTCTTCGGCTTTTTGAAAACGAACTCTCTGGATCCATCCCCCAAGAAATTGGGATGCTTAGTTCTCTTTTTGAACTCTCTTTGGGCGAAAACAATCTCAAAGGCTCAATCCCTACTTCCATAGCAAATTTGAAAAATCTTTCTATTCTCTACTTGTGGGGTAATAAACTTTCTGGTTCCATACCTTCAGAAATTGGGTTCTTAAAATGTTTACAACAACTTGAACTATCGAGTAATGGTTTTACTGGTGTAATCCCTTCATCTATTGGACACTTGAGAGATTTGTTGATTCTTGACCTTCATGACAACAAACTCTCTGGCTCCATACCTTCAGAAATTGGGTTCTTAAAATGTCTAAGAAAACTTGACTTGTCGAGTAATGCTATGTCCGGACCAATCCCTCCTTCCATTGGAAATTTGAGAGAGTTATCATATCTTAACCTTGGGATCAACAAACTCTCAGGATCCATCCCCCTTGAAATTGGGATGCTTAGTTCTCTTTCTGAACTATATTTGGAGAAAAATGAACTCACAGGTTCAATCCCTACATCAATAGGAGAACTTAAATCCCTTCACATGTTGGAATTGCCATTCAACCAACTCAACGGTTCCCTGCCTTTGGAATTCAATAATCTTACTCGTTTGAAGTCACTGCATTTGTATGGGAATGGATTCACTGGTCATTTGCCAGAAAATGTATGCCTTGGAGGGTTGCTTGAAAATTTCACTGCTGGCTGTAATCATTTCTCAGGTTCGATCCCCAAAACCTTGAGAAATTGTACTAGCTTATTTAGACTTAGACTTGATTGGAATCAATTAACAGGGAACATTTCAGAAGATTTAGGGATATACCCGCATTTGAATTTCATTGATTTGAGTAACAATAGATTTCATGGAGAGCTTTCATGGAAATTGGGGAAGTGGAAAAACATCACgtcattaaaattttcaaacaacAACATCTCTGGCAGCATACCACCCGAGCTGGGAAATGCTACTCAATTACATCTTATTGACCTTTCCTGGAATCATTTGCAAGGGCAAATTCCTAAAGAATTGGCAAAGTTGAAGCTGTTGTTCAAAATTTGTCTTAATAACAACAATCTTTTTGGCCTTGTCCCTTTAGATTTGAAGGTGCTATTTAATCTGGATGAACTTAATTTAGCAGCAAATAATCTAAGTGGTTCAATTCCTGGACAACTTGGAGAACTTCCACATTTATTGGTCTTGAATTTGAGTGGAAATGAATTTACAGGAAGTATTCCGTTTGAGTTAGGGAATCTACATTTTCTAGAAGTTCTTGATCTTAGTCAAAATTTGTTGATGGGACATATGCCAAAACAACTTGGGCAATTGAGAAATCTAGAAGTGTTGAATCTCTCCAATAACATGCTTTCTGGTTTGATTCCAACCACTTTTGTTGATTTGTGGGGCTTGACTACTGTGGATATATCCTACAATGAGTTAGAAGGTCCTATTCCCAATGTAAAAGCCTTCCGTGATGCTCCATTTAAGGCATATAGAAACAATAAAGGCTTATGTGGTAATGCTAGTAGTCTAAAGGCTTGTACGTCTGTCAAAAGTGGTAAAACTCAGACAAAGAGCAAAAAAGTTGTCATTCTGATTTTACTTCCTGTTTTGGCCACCCTCTGTCTGTTGCTCTTGATTGGAGGTCTCTTGATTCTTTTTCGACTTAGAAAAAGAAAAGCCCAATCAAGGGAATCAAAAGATGAAGATATACTGGTGATACCTGGTCATGATGGGGAATTACAATATGAAAAAATCATTGAGGCCACTGAGGATTTCAACTCCAACTATACCATTGGAGCAGGTGGAAGTGGAGTCGTTTATAAAGTTGTGCTGCCATCAGGTCGAGTGTTTGCTGTGAAAAAACTTCATCCATTACAGGATGACAAGTCAAGGAACTTGAAAGCTTTTGAAAGAGAGATTCAAGTGTTGTTAGACATTCGACATCGAAATATTGTGAAGTTACATGGTTTTTGTTCACATTCAAAGCTCTCTTTTTTGGTTTATGAGTTCATGGAAAGGGGGAGTTTGAGAAGCATTTTAACAAGTGAAGAGCAAGCAGCAGAACTGGATTGGATCAGAAGGCTAAATATTGTCAAAGGGGTGGCCAATGCGTTATCTTATATGCACCATAATTGCCCTTTTCCAATCATTCATCGGGACATTTCTAGCAACAACATTCTTTTGGATTCAAAATACGAGCCTCATGTATCTGATTTTGGCACAGCTAGGCTTTTATTGCCTAACTCTTCCAACAGAACGTCCTTTGCTGGTACCTTTGGATACACAGCTCCAG AATTAGCCTACACAATGCAAGTGAATGAAAAATGTGATGTGTATAGTTTTGGGGTGATAGCACTGGAGTTAGTAATGGGAAAGCATCCAGGCAACCTCATCTCATCTCTTTGGTCATCAGCATCTTCCTCATCACTGAATGATCATCATAAATTGTTAAAGGATGTGATTGACCAGCGTCTTCCACTTCCTCAAAATCAAGTTGCAGAGGATGTTGTCTACATTACCATGTTAGCATTTACATGCTTGCGTATCAATCCCAAATCTCGGCCTACAATGCAACAAGTTTCCTCGAAGATGATTCCTAAGTATCCTCTAATTTCAAAGCCATTCTCCACAATAAAATTAGAAGAACTATTTCCCGAAAGTAGCACCGACGTTTGA